From Spirochaetota bacterium, a single genomic window includes:
- a CDS encoding PAS domain S-box protein: MKRIQETWNRLTRPSSENPDDARREYMTRAVLLVMGAISVVFVLISLSGFLVSSIPLDTLLWFALISVLCLEGMILAVRNGRWRIGRFVPVVLILTAAVYGNYVGGMGAPAMILYVLAILLAAMLMRRGTGPFVVAGLSLCSYLILAFLQRAAIIKTVRSDDEFFFNRIIITLATIAAITVLLRFFINLLHDALEKTRAREKELADLVLVNRELYERAREEIVERRKAQEILNRTNEELEGTNEEIQAAMEELEASNAELITTHALLVDSEAKFRTLIESSPVPVVLAREGIVLYVNKAFIKMTGMPPAESVANRSLLEFIAPENRDEARRYIRDRLAGKAIPTIYEMTGLRADGSRFPYEINIAQVMFPDGPVTLAFVTDITERRLAGEALRRSEEKYRTLVESIDEVIFSTDEAGTLTYVSPAIRGITGYEADYYTGRNFADFILPQDLPLIAQSFAELSRGIMKPDDYRLVTASGEARWVRSFSRPILEEGIFRGIRGVLTNIHELKLAEIRLHLNNKALQEALEELEATNEELLASNVELELSEAKYRNVIENIQDVVYQSDPDGLLTMLSPSFAHVLGYDSVEDCLGKSIAEDFYYHPHERQVFLDALREKGSVTDYEITLRRKDGSPVLISTSSHFYHDLSGRVAGVEGIFRDISVRRRAEEERDRIQSQLVHSQKMEAIGTLTSGLAHDFNNMLGGVMGSLSLLEILLAKETLGQREAVSEYLATASEASTRAADLVRQLLSISRKQELVLVPVDIALSIEHVTKMCRNSFPKSVAFEFEKPAHPRRVMADPTRVEQVFLNLCVNASHSMTIMRPRDQKEGGTLTVRLGEVVAGDILVLMHPGAVRDRTYYKIDIRDTGVGMDENTVARVFEPFFSTKKKEEGTGLGLSVAYGIVQHLGGFMSAYSEKGKGSVFSVFLPALAGEDRTETGRGPMLASGPAEACILVIDDEKPLLRVAQGILKSCGYSVYTASSGHAGIDLYRENRGIIDAVLLDVSLPGMSGFEIFAELQRIDPRVCVILCSGFAEDERIAEARRAGAAGFLQKPYGASVLIDAINECVLKKRQDPPGEAPAAAD; the protein is encoded by the coding sequence ATGAAACGGATACAGGAAACCTGGAACAGGCTTACCCGGCCGTCATCGGAAAATCCGGATGACGCGCGCCGTGAATACATGACAAGGGCAGTGCTTTTGGTCATGGGGGCGATATCCGTGGTGTTCGTCCTCATCTCGCTTTCAGGATTTCTTGTCTCATCCATCCCGCTCGATACGCTCCTGTGGTTCGCCCTGATCTCGGTCCTTTGTCTCGAAGGGATGATTCTCGCGGTACGAAACGGCCGCTGGCGTATCGGCCGCTTCGTACCCGTCGTCCTCATACTCACGGCCGCCGTGTACGGGAATTACGTAGGCGGTATGGGCGCGCCGGCGATGATATTATACGTGCTCGCAATTCTCCTGGCGGCAATGCTCATGCGGCGCGGGACGGGACCATTCGTGGTAGCCGGACTTTCGCTTTGTTCATACCTTATTCTCGCGTTTTTGCAGCGCGCTGCCATAATAAAGACCGTGCGATCTGACGATGAGTTCTTTTTCAACCGGATCATCATAACGCTGGCGACGATCGCGGCGATTACCGTGCTCCTGCGCTTCTTTATCAACCTCCTTCACGACGCACTGGAGAAGACGCGGGCGCGCGAAAAGGAACTTGCCGATCTTGTGCTCGTCAACCGGGAGCTTTACGAGCGCGCGCGCGAGGAAATTGTCGAGCGTCGAAAGGCCCAGGAAATCTTGAATCGCACCAACGAGGAGCTCGAGGGTACGAACGAGGAGATCCAGGCGGCAATGGAGGAGCTCGAAGCCTCCAACGCCGAGCTCATCACGACCCACGCGCTGCTCGTGGACAGCGAGGCGAAGTTCCGCACGCTCATCGAATCCTCACCGGTGCCCGTAGTGCTCGCGCGGGAGGGGATTGTTCTGTACGTTAACAAGGCGTTCATTAAAATGACCGGGATGCCCCCGGCAGAAAGCGTAGCGAACCGGAGCCTGCTGGAATTCATAGCCCCCGAAAACCGGGATGAAGCGAGGCGTTATATCAGGGACCGGCTGGCCGGGAAGGCCATCCCCACGATCTATGAAATGACGGGTCTTCGCGCCGACGGCAGCCGCTTCCCGTACGAAATCAATATCGCCCAGGTGATGTTTCCCGACGGTCCCGTGACACTCGCCTTCGTAACCGATATCACCGAGCGCAGGCTGGCCGGCGAGGCGCTGCGGCGGAGCGAGGAAAAGTACCGGACGCTGGTCGAGAGCATCGACGAGGTGATATTCTCGACCGATGAAGCGGGCACTCTTACATACGTGAGTCCCGCTATTCGCGGCATCACCGGCTACGAGGCCGATTACTACACCGGCAGGAACTTTGCGGACTTCATCCTTCCCCAGGATCTCCCCCTCATCGCCCAGAGCTTCGCCGAACTTTCCCGGGGAATCATGAAGCCCGACGACTACCGGTTAGTGACGGCCTCGGGGGAAGCCAGGTGGGTTCGAAGCTTCAGCAGGCCTATTCTTGAGGAAGGTATTTTTCGCGGCATAAGGGGAGTGCTCACGAACATACACGAGCTCAAGCTCGCGGAAATTCGGCTCCATTTGAACAACAAGGCGCTCCAGGAGGCCCTGGAGGAGCTCGAAGCGACCAACGAGGAGCTCCTCGCCTCCAACGTCGAGCTCGAGCTGAGCGAGGCAAAGTACCGCAACGTGATCGAGAACATCCAGGACGTGGTGTACCAAAGCGATCCTGACGGCTTGCTCACCATGCTCAGTCCCAGCTTCGCCCACGTCCTGGGGTACGATTCGGTCGAGGACTGCCTGGGGAAGAGCATCGCGGAGGATTTCTATTATCATCCCCATGAAAGGCAGGTGTTCCTTGACGCGCTTCGGGAAAAGGGATCGGTGACCGATTACGAAATCACGCTGCGCCGGAAAGACGGATCGCCCGTCCTCATTTCCACAAGCAGTCATTTTTACCATGATTTGTCGGGACGGGTCGCGGGGGTGGAGGGAATTTTTCGCGACATCTCCGTGCGCAGGCGCGCCGAGGAGGAGCGGGACCGCATCCAGTCGCAGCTCGTTCACTCGCAGAAGATGGAGGCTATCGGTACCCTGACGAGCGGGCTGGCCCATGATTTCAACAACATGCTGGGCGGGGTCATGGGGAGCCTGAGTCTCCTGGAAATTCTGCTGGCAAAGGAAACCCTTGGACAGCGCGAAGCGGTCAGCGAGTACCTTGCGACCGCCTCCGAGGCCTCGACGCGCGCCGCCGATCTCGTCCGCCAGCTCCTCTCCATCTCCCGCAAGCAGGAGCTGGTGCTCGTCCCGGTGGACATCGCGCTTTCGATCGAGCACGTCACGAAGATGTGCCGCAACAGTTTTCCCAAAAGCGTGGCGTTCGAATTCGAGAAACCGGCGCATCCGCGCCGCGTAATGGCCGATCCCACCCGGGTCGAGCAGGTTTTCCTGAACCTTTGCGTGAACGCCTCCCACTCGATGACCATCATGCGCCCCCGTGACCAGAAGGAAGGGGGTACGCTCACAGTCCGCCTGGGGGAAGTCGTCGCAGGGGATATCCTCGTCCTGATGCATCCCGGGGCCGTAAGGGACAGGACCTACTATAAGATCGACATCAGGGACACGGGAGTGGGCATGGATGAGAACACGGTGGCGCGGGTGTTCGAGCCCTTCTTCAGCACCAAGAAAAAGGAGGAGGGAACGGGACTGGGGCTTTCCGTCGCGTACGGGATAGTCCAGCATCTGGGCGGGTTCATGAGCGCGTATTCCGAGAAGGGGAAGGGATCGGTCTTTTCCGTTTTCCTGCCCGCCCTCGCGGGGGAGGACCGCACCGAAACGGGCCGGGGCCCCATGCTCGCGTCCGGCCCGGCAGAGGCGTGCATACTCGTTATCGATGATGAGAAGCCCCTATTGCGCGTCGCCCAGGGAATCCTGAAGTCGTGCGGATACAGTGTGTATACCGCATCGAGCGGACACGCGGGGATTGACCTGTACCGGGAAAACCGCGGCATAATCGACGCCGTGTTGCTCGATGTTTCCCTTCCCGGGATGTCCGGCTTCGAGATTTTCGCGGAGCTGCAGCGCATCGATCCCCGCGTGTGCGTGATCCTGTGTTCCGGGTTCGCGGAAGACGAGCGGATCGCGGAGGCGCGCAGGGCGGGGGCGGCCGGCTTTTTACAGAAGCCGTACGGCGCATCGGTGCTCATCGACGCCATTAATGAATGCGTGCTGAAAAAGCGCCAGGACCCGCCGGGCGAGGCGCCCGCTGCCGCCGATTAA
- a CDS encoding cell division protein, with translation MRGRGTMAEIKEVLEDENKISTVVGDDIELRGRLVFKNSLKLKGFFEGKIESKGHLIIGQEATVSAEIRAGVVSVNGRANGKIKAAQRIELFSKSVTNADLVTPELTIDKGAVFNGTCVMSDK, from the coding sequence ATGCGAGGACGGGGAACGATGGCCGAGATCAAGGAAGTGCTCGAGGACGAAAACAAAATTAGCACCGTCGTGGGCGACGATATAGAGCTGCGGGGCAGGCTCGTGTTCAAGAATTCCCTCAAGCTGAAGGGCTTTTTCGAGGGCAAGATCGAATCCAAGGGGCACCTGATCATAGGGCAGGAGGCCACCGTGAGCGCTGAGATACGGGCCGGGGTCGTCTCGGTCAATGGACGCGCGAACGGAAAGATCAAGGCGGCGCAGCGGATCGAGCTTTTCAGCAAGAGCGTGACGAACGCGGACTTGGTCACGCCGGAGCTCACCATAGACAAGGGGGCGGTTTTTAACGGCACCTGCGTCATGTCGGATAAGTGA
- a CDS encoding YlbF family regulator, with translation MIRCPLDSILPSKKPFSLREFLNTSLPRSSISSPTTVLILFSSSSTSLISAIVPRPRILVCADNETAKATPCQYFFRAAEGAGGRYSYGRRGKIVAIRAPLCVIDKSASPFRIPIFTGGVSMEDILRAANDLGLLIKGTELYRRYEEVSLKLDADAPARELLEEYAGFSETMYEKESRGAPIEPDEKKRLQELTEKVTANPLLKEYIATQTYFMNLMMQVQQAISNPKGEPRTKSGIVTPGSGGGKIITGF, from the coding sequence ATGATCAGGTGCCCCTTGGATTCGATCTTGCCCTCGAAAAAGCCCTTCAGCTTGAGGGAATTCTTGAACACGAGCCTGCCCCGCAGCTCTATATCGTCGCCCACGACGGTGCTAATTTTGTTTTCGTCCTCGAGCACTTCCTTGATCTCGGCCATCGTTCCCCGTCCTCGCATTTTAGTCTGCGCTGATAATGAAACAGCAAAAGCCACCCCCTGTCAATATTTTTTCCGCGCCGCGGAGGGGGCCGGGGGCCGATACTCTTACGGGCGGAGGGGAAAAATCGTTGCCATCCGGGCGCCCTTGTGCGTAATTGACAAATCCGCGTCGCCGTTCCGGATACCGATTTTCACAGGGGGCGTCTCAATGGAAGACATACTAAGGGCCGCAAACGACCTGGGCCTGCTCATAAAGGGAACCGAGCTCTACCGCCGCTACGAAGAGGTCAGCCTCAAGCTGGACGCCGATGCGCCCGCGCGGGAGCTGCTCGAGGAATACGCCGGCTTCAGCGAAACGATGTACGAAAAGGAGTCGCGGGGCGCGCCCATCGAGCCCGACGAGAAGAAGCGACTCCAGGAGCTCACCGAAAAGGTCACCGCGAATCCGCTTCTAAAAGAGTATATCGCCACCCAGACCTACTTCATGAACCTGATGATGCAGGTCCAGCAGGCGATCAGCAACCCGAAAGGCGAGCCCCGGACGAAGTCGGGGATCGTCACCCCCGGCAGTGGCGGCGGCAAGATCATCACCGGGTTTTAA